The following coding sequences are from one Mycolicibacterium aichiense window:
- a CDS encoding DUF4190 domain-containing protein codes for MNSMTASGGDSGEKPQNAGEQGPSEGTHEAPPIEQNPASPGYETAPSGYESAPPAYPGYDAPGAYPPPPGYSAPGYPPPPPGYGPQPGYPPPSPGAYGAPGYAEQPSAYPPPQPGAYPPPPPPQYGAAPYPGGYGYPAPEQGTNTLAISSLVASVIGLLCGIGSIVGIVCGIIALNQIKRTRQGGYGLAIAGIVVGVATLIISMIWAIYAWR; via the coding sequence TTGAACAGCATGACAGCTTCCGGCGGCGACTCCGGCGAAAAGCCGCAGAACGCGGGCGAACAGGGCCCGTCCGAGGGCACGCACGAAGCCCCGCCCATCGAACAGAACCCGGCGTCACCCGGCTACGAGACCGCCCCGTCGGGCTACGAGTCCGCCCCGCCGGCCTATCCCGGCTACGACGCTCCGGGGGCCTACCCGCCGCCGCCGGGGTACAGCGCGCCTGGCTATCCGCCCCCACCGCCGGGTTACGGCCCGCAGCCGGGCTACCCGCCGCCGTCCCCGGGCGCCTACGGGGCACCTGGCTACGCCGAACAACCGTCGGCCTATCCGCCTCCGCAGCCCGGCGCCTACCCGCCCCCGCCGCCGCCGCAGTACGGCGCCGCGCCGTATCCGGGCGGCTACGGCTACCCGGCCCCCGAGCAGGGCACCAACACCCTGGCGATCTCGTCACTGGTGGCGTCGGTCATCGGATTGCTGTGCGGGATCGGCTCGATCGTCGGGATCGTCTGCGGCATCATCGCGCTCAACCAGATCAAGCGAACCCGTCAGGGCGGCTACGGTCTGGCCATCGCCGGCATCGTCGTGGGCGTCGCAACCCTGATCATCAGCATGATCTGGGCGATCTACGCCTGGCGCTGA
- a CDS encoding DUF4190 domain-containing protein, with product MTYPPHPEGTPPPADPYAPVDYPSNFPTMPPPVYPAPYPPPTAYPGYPYPPPAYPGYGDPYDPYRPTKPPGTNGKAIAALVTSLAGLLLCGLPSIAGIILGIVAMRETKRTGQDGFGLAVAGVAIGAVIIALIVLYIAFVVILAASTTTSPSSY from the coding sequence ATGACCTATCCCCCGCACCCGGAGGGCACACCGCCGCCGGCTGATCCGTACGCGCCGGTGGACTATCCATCGAACTTCCCCACGATGCCACCACCGGTGTATCCGGCGCCCTACCCGCCGCCCACGGCGTACCCGGGGTACCCGTACCCGCCCCCCGCCTACCCCGGTTATGGCGATCCCTACGACCCGTACCGGCCGACCAAACCGCCCGGCACCAACGGAAAAGCCATCGCGGCGTTGGTGACCTCGCTGGCCGGTCTGCTGCTCTGCGGGCTGCCCTCGATCGCAGGCATCATTCTCGGGATCGTCGCAATGCGGGAAACCAAGCGCACCGGGCAGGACGGCTTCGGGCTCGCGGTCGCCGGCGTGGCCATCGGCGCGGTGATCATCGCCCTGATCGTGCTCTACATCGCGTTCGTGGTCATCCTCGCCGCCAGTACCACGACCTCACCCAGCAGCTATTAG